A window of Streptomyces sp. SAI-127 contains these coding sequences:
- the yidD gene encoding membrane protein insertion efficiency factor YidD, translating to MKYPLLALIKLYQWTISPLLGPVCKYYPSCSHYGFQAIDRHGAIKGTALTAWRILRCNPWSLGGVDHVPPRKRPRWHEMLRNAWRARRGGPSAASATEGQTPSSPAAETPSHAQGA from the coding sequence ATGAAATACCCGCTGCTGGCGCTGATCAAGCTGTACCAGTGGACCATCAGTCCGCTGCTGGGGCCGGTGTGCAAGTACTACCCGTCGTGCTCCCACTACGGCTTCCAGGCCATCGACCGGCACGGTGCGATCAAGGGAACGGCACTCACCGCCTGGCGCATCCTGCGGTGCAATCCGTGGTCGCTGGGCGGGGTGGACCATGTCCCGCCGCGCAAGCGTCCGCGGTGGCACGAAATGCTGCGTAACGCCTGGCGTGCACGTAGGGGCGGGCCCTCCGCCGCCTCGGCCACCGAGGGACAGACTCCTTCGAGCCCGGCCGCAGAGACTCCGTCCCATGCCCAAGGAGCATGA